The proteins below are encoded in one region of Scomber japonicus isolate fScoJap1 chromosome 24, fScoJap1.pri, whole genome shotgun sequence:
- the pou3f3b gene encoding POU domain, class 3, transcription factor 3-B gives MATAASNPYLPSNSILSSGSIVHSDSGGGGMQPGSAAVTSGSGGYRGDPSVKMVQSDFMQGAMAASNGGHMLSHAHQWVTSLPHAAAAAAAAAVAAAEAGSPWSSSPVGMTGSPQQQDVKNSGRDDLHTGTALHHRPPHLAPHQTHAGAWGSTTAAHINSISGGQQQQQSLLYSQPGGFTVNGMLSPGSQSLVHPGLVRGDTPDLDHGSHHHHHHHQHPHHQHHGGVNSHDPHSDDDTPTSDDLEQFAKQFKQRRIKLGFTQADVGLALGTLYGNVFSQTTICRFEALQLSFKNMCKLKPLLNKWLEEADSSTGSPTSIDKIAAQGRKRKKRTSIEVSVKGALESHFLKCPKPSAQEITSLADNLQLEKEVVRVWFCNRRQKEKRMTPPGVAQTPEDVYSQVGNGHFLVDYLKDASEASDQRVTTTSSFHQEEKLQQNEEE, from the exons ATGGCCACCGCGGCTTCCAATCCTTATCTGCCCAGCAATAGCATCTTATCGTCCGGCTCCATCGTGCACTCTGACTCCGGAGGTGGTGGCATGCAGCCGGGCAGTGCTGCGGTTACCTCGGGGTCTGGGGGCTACAGGGGAGACCCCTCAGTCAAGATGGTACAGAGTGACTTTATGCAAGGCGCAATGGCAGCGAGCAACGGGGGACACATGCTGAGCCATGCCCATCAGTGGGTGACATCCCTCCCGCACGCCGCCGCAGCCGCAGCAGCAGCCGCGGTTGCTGCAGCTGAAGCCGGATCGCCCTGGTCGTCGAGCCCGGTCGGGATGACGGGCAGCCCGCAGCAGCAGGACGTGAAAAACTCCGGCAGAGACGATCTGCACACGGGCACCGCGCTGCACCACAGGCCCCCTCACTTAGCTCCCCACCAGACTCACGCCGGGGCTTGGGGGAGCACGACTGCGGCTCACATTAACTCCATATCcggggggcagcagcagcagcagtcgcTGCTCTACTCCCAGCCGGGGGGGTTCACTGTGAACGGGATGCTGAGCCCGGGAAGCCAGAGCCTGGTGCACCCGGGCTTGGTGAGGGGGGACACCCCGGATCTGGACCACggcagccaccaccaccaccatcaccaccagcaTCCGCATCACCAGCACCACGGCGGCGTCAACAGCCACGACCCGCACTCGGACGACGACACGCCGACCTCGGACGACCTGGAACAGTTCGCCAAGCAGTTCAAACAGCGGAGGATCAAACTGGGCTTTACGCAGGCGGACGTCGGCTTGGCTTTGGGCACCCTGTACGGGAACGTTTTCTCTCAGACAACCATTTGCAGATTCGAGGCTCTGCAGCTCAGCTTCAAAAACATGTGCAAGCTCAAGCCTTTGTTGAACAAGTGGCTTGAGGAGGCCGACTCGTCCACCGGCAGCCCCACCAGCATCGACAAGATCGCGGCGCAGGGGAGGAAGCGAAAGAAGCGCACATCCATCGAAGTGAGTGTCAAGGGGGCTTTGGAGAGCCACTTCCTAAAATGTCCCAAACCCTCGGCCCAGGAGATCACCAGCCTGGCGGACAACTTGCAGTTGGAGAAAGAGGTGGTTAGAGTGTGGTTTTGCAATaggagacagaaggaaaaacGGATGACGCCCCCAGGAGTGGCACAGACGCCGGAGGATGTGTACTCGCAGGTCGGCAAT gGGCATTTTTTAGTAGATTACTTAAAAGATGCAAGTGAAGCGAGCGACCAGAGGGTGACAACTACAAGTTCATTCCACCAG gaggaaaaactgCAACAAAATGAAGAAGAGTGA